The following coding sequences lie in one Treponema socranskii subsp. buccale genomic window:
- a CDS encoding RNA recognition motif domain-containing protein gives MSKKIYVGNLNYATTEDTLKNSFAPFGEVASAVIIKDRFTDQSKGFGFIEMTDEGAADKAIADMNGKEIDGRRVRVNVAEERPPRRPRFDNGGDRQ, from the coding sequence ATGTCCAAAAAAATTTACGTCGGCAACCTTAACTATGCCACAACGGAGGATACTCTGAAAAACAGCTTCGCTCCTTTCGGTGAAGTCGCTTCAGCAGTAATTATTAAAGACCGTTTTACGGATCAGTCGAAAGGCTTCGGCTTTATCGAAATGACGGATGAAGGTGCCGCGGATAAAGCGATCGCCGATATGAACGGCAAAGAGATCGACGGTCGCCGCGTGCGCGTCAACGTCGCCGAAGAGCGCCCGCCGCGCCGCCCGAGATTCGACAACGGCGGAGACCGTCAATAG
- a CDS encoding M28 family peptidase — protein MHFLPAGFSDYIADDCDRCAFIGSYLAGHGVESVVMPVAGKNHVYVKFPTSQYNPQFRIKTVIAHYDRSLGSPGANDNSAANFCLMDWASRLQSRVDFHNVRLLFSDGEEFASGGVASQGAFSLASLFKRLGITNDDVYVFDCMGRGTIPILRKTILPLAVPYELRTRFAALEDRAESLLRRTSRRWLTLPFAYSDNAGFIACGIPAVAVTMLPEDEADAYLASLIKEKSLENYIVNHTVDAKSDAEAKEKLLKLQSLVPQTWRLINTKNDTERTLTPESFTVFASILDALADEKTLVS, from the coding sequence ATGCATTTCCTTCCTGCAGGATTTTCCGACTATATCGCGGACGACTGCGACAGGTGCGCCTTTATCGGCTCCTACCTCGCAGGGCACGGCGTTGAAAGCGTCGTGATGCCCGTTGCCGGAAAAAATCACGTATACGTTAAATTTCCGACGTCGCAGTACAATCCTCAGTTCCGAATCAAAACGGTGATCGCGCACTACGACCGCTCTCTCGGAAGTCCCGGAGCGAACGACAACAGTGCGGCGAATTTTTGTCTTATGGATTGGGCGTCGCGTTTGCAGAGCCGCGTCGATTTTCACAATGTCCGTCTGCTCTTTTCTGACGGCGAAGAGTTCGCATCCGGCGGTGTCGCTTCTCAAGGTGCGTTTTCGCTCGCTTCCCTTTTTAAACGACTCGGCATCACAAACGACGATGTGTACGTGTTCGACTGCATGGGGCGCGGCACGATTCCGATTCTCCGAAAAACGATTTTACCGCTCGCCGTACCGTACGAGCTTCGAACGCGCTTTGCGGCGCTCGAAGACCGCGCGGAATCGCTGTTGCGTCGGACTTCGCGGAGATGGCTTACGCTTCCGTTCGCATACAGCGACAATGCGGGTTTTATCGCGTGCGGTATTCCCGCCGTCGCCGTAACGATGCTGCCGGAGGACGAAGCGGATGCATATCTCGCATCGCTCATAAAAGAAAAATCGCTCGAAAACTATATCGTCAATCACACCGTCGATGCGAAAAGCGACGCCGAAGCGAAAGAAAAATTATTAAAATTGCAATCGCTGGTGCCTCAAACGTGGCGGCTGATAAATACGAAAAACGATACCGAGCGGACGCTGACCCCCGAAAGCTTTACCGTTTTTGCATCGATCCTCGACGCGCTCGCCGACGAAAAGACGCTTGTAAGCTGA
- a CDS encoding OmpA family protein yields the protein MSFFSIDKKIRCIVWYVFVSGALLFPQAAGSGTVGSAQNETLITQGVPPVILSFKYKKGDSYRTLSKVHEDVFVNSKKNHHAEIVTRISAKIVDVHTDGGGVCEATFMSSEDSTSSANGAHFSWGDEYKSVFTRSARGIYAIADIYFMPVVRDCPIFPETPVKPGDTWSAEGHEAHDLRRTFALQKPFTVPFTASYGYKGIVKNSDGRIFNVIDVQYNLYFESPKINVRQGDVSARTAELLNRPKITMGHSHQTLYWDNERGEIDHYHENFKIVIETYYGDTFTFQGTAEAEVTEFERVNDDSTVQKIQDSVAELGLEDVSVKKGKKGLTISLEKIQFLPDSAVLRESEKRKLEKIADILKAYKNDLLVTGHTALRGTEKARQILSEERAQSVADYLVALGVRDSYHVFTQGKGAAEPIATNQTEEGRSRNRRVEITIMDE from the coding sequence ATGTCCTTTTTTTCGATCGATAAAAAGATCCGCTGTATTGTCTGGTACGTTTTTGTGTCGGGCGCGCTGCTCTTTCCGCAGGCGGCGGGAAGCGGAACCGTCGGAAGCGCTCAAAACGAAACGCTTATCACGCAGGGCGTGCCGCCCGTTATCTTATCGTTTAAATACAAAAAAGGCGATTCGTACCGCACGCTTTCGAAAGTCCACGAAGACGTTTTCGTCAACAGCAAAAAAAATCACCACGCGGAAATCGTAACGCGCATTTCCGCAAAGATCGTCGACGTACACACGGACGGGGGCGGCGTGTGCGAAGCGACGTTTATGTCGTCCGAAGATTCGACGAGCAGTGCAAACGGCGCACATTTTTCGTGGGGCGACGAATACAAAAGCGTATTTACGCGGAGCGCGCGCGGCATATACGCGATAGCCGATATATATTTTATGCCGGTCGTCCGCGACTGCCCCATTTTCCCCGAAACGCCCGTCAAACCCGGCGACACGTGGAGCGCCGAAGGACATGAAGCGCACGACCTCAGGCGTACTTTCGCGCTGCAAAAGCCGTTTACAGTGCCGTTTACCGCTTCGTACGGCTACAAAGGAATTGTTAAAAATTCCGACGGCAGAATTTTCAACGTTATCGACGTGCAGTACAATCTGTATTTCGAAAGTCCGAAAATCAATGTACGGCAGGGAGATGTTTCCGCACGGACTGCGGAACTGCTCAATCGCCCGAAGATTACGATGGGGCATTCGCATCAAACGCTCTACTGGGACAACGAGCGCGGCGAAATCGATCACTATCATGAAAATTTCAAAATTGTCATCGAAACCTATTACGGCGACACATTCACGTTTCAGGGAACGGCGGAAGCCGAAGTGACCGAATTCGAACGTGTCAACGACGACAGCACGGTGCAGAAAATTCAGGACAGTGTCGCAGAACTCGGGCTCGAAGACGTATCGGTAAAAAAAGGCAAAAAAGGATTGACGATCAGCCTCGAAAAAATTCAATTTCTTCCCGATTCGGCCGTCCTCCGCGAGAGTGAAAAACGCAAACTTGAAAAGATAGCCGACATCTTAAAAGCGTATAAAAACGATTTGCTCGTCACGGGACACACGGCGCTAAGGGGAACCGAAAAAGCGCGGCAAATACTTTCCGAAGAACGTGCCCAGTCCGTCGCCGATTATCTCGTCGCACTCGGCGTGCGCGATTCGTATCACGTGTTTACGCAAGGGAAGGGAGCGGCGGAGCCGATTGCGACAAATCAAACCGAAGAAGGCCGGTCGCGAAACCGCCGCGTCGAAATCACCATCATGGACGAGTAG
- a CDS encoding extracellular solute-binding protein, whose product MKKIIDGILIAALVCCVFGFASCSKESGGRKRSNVLYLFTWTYYVPEAALRRFESEYGCRVKVDTYDSNEVMYAKFMAGASGYDIAFPSQDYASIMLKQGMLKEIDLNRFENKKYINPLVLKKAVYDPTMKFCVPYYMGAAGIAVNKLHFSNYERSWSIFSDARIRGHASMMDDMREVIGDALAYRGYSVNSTSDAELKSAANLIINDWKPNLVKFDAEGFGKSFAAGDFWVCQGYAEVVYGEVPADKQADTIDFFIPKEGGPMYIDSMVILKGAKHYDLAMRFIDFMHRPEIYAQFLDRFRFPPSVNTEAAKYMTTTPMYTTEEMAHCELKLDIGENLEKYDELWQKIRFSAK is encoded by the coding sequence ATGAAAAAAATCATCGACGGCATTTTGATTGCAGCGCTTGTATGCTGTGTTTTCGGTTTTGCATCCTGCTCGAAAGAAAGCGGCGGACGCAAACGATCGAACGTGCTCTATCTTTTTACATGGACATACTACGTGCCCGAAGCCGCACTCCGCCGATTCGAAAGCGAATACGGCTGCCGGGTAAAAGTCGATACCTACGACTCGAACGAAGTGATGTATGCAAAGTTCATGGCCGGTGCGTCCGGCTACGACATCGCCTTTCCGTCGCAGGACTACGCGTCGATCATGCTCAAACAGGGAATGCTGAAAGAGATCGATTTGAATCGATTTGAAAATAAAAAATACATCAACCCGCTCGTTCTCAAAAAAGCCGTATACGACCCGACGATGAAGTTCTGCGTTCCGTACTATATGGGAGCGGCGGGCATCGCCGTAAACAAACTGCACTTTTCAAATTACGAGCGGAGCTGGAGCATCTTTTCCGACGCGCGCATACGGGGGCATGCTTCCATGATGGATGATATGCGCGAAGTTATCGGAGATGCGCTCGCGTATCGGGGGTATTCGGTCAATTCGACGAGCGATGCCGAACTTAAAAGCGCCGCGAATTTAATAATAAACGATTGGAAGCCGAATCTTGTTAAATTCGATGCGGAAGGATTCGGAAAATCTTTTGCCGCAGGAGATTTTTGGGTGTGTCAGGGATACGCCGAAGTCGTATACGGCGAAGTTCCCGCCGATAAACAAGCCGACACGATCGACTTTTTTATACCGAAAGAAGGCGGCCCCATGTATATCGATTCGATGGTCATCTTAAAAGGCGCAAAGCATTACGACCTCGCGATGCGGTTTATCGATTTTATGCATCGGCCGGAAATATATGCACAATTCCTCGACCGGTTCCGTTTTCCTCCCTCGGTCAACACGGAAGCTGCGAAATATATGACGACGACGCCGATGTACACGACCGAAGAGATGGCGCACTGCGAGCTGAAACTCGATATCGGCGAAAACCTCGAAAAGTACGACGAGCTGTGGCAGAAAATTCGCTTTTCGGCGAAATGA
- a CDS encoding ABC transporter permease produces MTNIFFFLFPAVKKRRQSEPARHAKKSWKQRAAIFSFANVMLALTLVFLFLPLVVIIAYSFNDSRGAEFTRLSLTWYKALIFDSRPLWEALLNSLIVAFTSAAVSTLLASLAAIGCSWYTFRGRKIIEGVTYLPMILPEVIVGISTLIFFSRVHIPLGLFTIFAAHTTFCLPFVYLMVKARLDEFDFSIVEAAHDLGATELQTLVKVVVPSLLPGILSGFLIAITMSLEDFVITFFVSGPGSTTLPLYVYSMIRFGVSPVINSLSCVMILATCLIAFALRKGLKTVAASH; encoded by the coding sequence ATGACGAATATATTTTTCTTTTTATTTCCTGCGGTAAAAAAACGGCGGCAGTCCGAGCCCGCGCGGCACGCGAAAAAATCGTGGAAGCAGCGCGCTGCAATATTTTCATTTGCAAATGTAATGCTCGCGCTCACGCTCGTTTTTTTGTTTCTGCCGCTCGTCGTTATCATCGCGTATTCGTTCAACGACAGCAGAGGCGCCGAATTTACGCGTCTTTCGCTTACGTGGTATAAAGCGCTTATCTTCGACTCCCGCCCTTTGTGGGAAGCGCTTTTAAACAGCCTCATCGTCGCTTTTACATCGGCCGCCGTTTCGACGCTGCTCGCTTCTCTTGCGGCGATCGGCTGCAGTTGGTATACGTTTCGCGGGCGGAAAATCATCGAAGGCGTTACCTATCTGCCGATGATTTTGCCCGAAGTCATCGTCGGTATCTCAACGCTGATATTTTTCAGCCGCGTGCACATACCGCTCGGACTCTTTACGATATTTGCGGCGCACACGACGTTTTGTCTGCCCTTCGTCTATCTCATGGTAAAGGCGCGCCTTGACGAATTCGATTTTTCGATCGTTGAAGCGGCGCACGATTTGGGTGCGACGGAATTGCAGACGCTCGTCAAAGTCGTCGTTCCTTCTCTTTTGCCGGGTATCCTGTCGGGCTTTCTCATCGCGATCACGATGTCGCTCGAAGACTTCGTCATCACCTTTTTCGTGTCGGGACCGGGCTCGACGACGCTGCCGCTGTACGTCTATTCGATGATACGCTTCGGCGTCTCTCCCGTCATCAATTCGCTTTCGTGCGTGATGATCCTTGCAACCTGCCTTATCGCCTTCGCGCTTCGAAAGGGACTCAAAACGGTAGCGGCTTCTCATTAA
- a CDS encoding ABC transporter permease produces MKTTDTKPPAVKDGAANQGTAYAWPMGVWLFVFFIAPLLIIFVYSFLKKGLYGGVEGQFSLAAYRRMFNPNYGILVLRTLKITIISTVLTVLIAIPCGYAIARSRRQTLLLFLIIIPFWTNSLIRVFAWMSILNNDGILNQILISLGITKDYIQFLYNQNAVILVSVYMYLPFAILPIFTAVDRFDFSLLEAARDLGANKIQAMIKVLIPGIRSGIVTAVIFTFIPIFGAYAVPLLVGGKDSYMLGNVIVDQVQKARNWPLSAAFSMIITFISIAGILWMSRANKRDAKLKSSNVKDEVYSVNGNAHGFTRGMIK; encoded by the coding sequence ATGAAAACGACGGATACGAAACCTCCCGCGGTAAAAGACGGAGCGGCCAATCAGGGCACGGCATACGCGTGGCCGATGGGCGTTTGGCTCTTTGTATTTTTTATCGCACCGCTTCTCATCATCTTCGTGTACAGTTTTTTAAAAAAAGGATTATACGGCGGTGTCGAAGGACAGTTTTCGCTTGCAGCCTACCGCCGAATGTTCAATCCCAATTACGGCATACTCGTGCTTCGAACGCTCAAGATCACGATCATTTCGACTGTGCTCACCGTGCTCATTGCCATTCCGTGCGGATACGCGATAGCGAGAAGCCGCCGTCAAACGCTTTTGCTTTTTTTAATAATCATTCCGTTTTGGACGAATTCGCTCATCCGCGTTTTTGCGTGGATGTCGATCCTCAACAACGACGGCATCTTAAATCAAATTCTCATATCGCTCGGCATCACAAAAGATTACATACAATTTTTGTACAATCAAAACGCGGTCATCCTCGTTTCGGTGTATATGTATTTACCGTTTGCCATATTGCCGATCTTCACCGCAGTCGACCGCTTCGATTTTTCGCTGCTCGAAGCGGCGCGCGATTTGGGCGCGAACAAAATACAGGCTATGATCAAAGTGCTCATTCCCGGTATCAGAAGCGGCATCGTAACGGCCGTCATCTTTACGTTCATCCCGATTTTCGGCGCTTACGCCGTGCCTCTTTTAGTCGGCGGCAAAGATTCGTATATGCTCGGAAACGTCATTGTCGATCAAGTACAAAAGGCGCGCAACTGGCCGCTGTCCGCCGCTTTTTCCATGATCATAACGTTCATCAGCATTGCAGGTATTTTGTGGATGAGCCGCGCGAATAAACGCGACGCCAAACTCAAATCTTCGAATGTAAAAGATGAGGTCTATTCGGTAAACGGAAATGCACACGGTTTTACGAGAGGGATGATAAAATGA
- a CDS encoding ABC transporter ATP-binding protein: MKGSRVTIEHVSKRFDNGFIALDDINITIEPGEFFSLLGPSGCGKTTLLRIIAGFEYPDEGAVLFDGTNVVSLPPDKRHSNTVFQTYALFPHLSVYENVAFPLRLRKVPKETIDEKVKHYIHLVQLDQHIHKKPNQLSGGQKQRVAIARALINEPKVLLLDEPLSALDAKLRANLLIDLDNLHDKIGITFIYVTHDQSEALSVSDHIAVMNAGHVLQVGTPFEIYESPATQFVAQFIGETNLFEAQVVDCVPHQTPGKDPDYMVTCSVPALGHQAPLASDTEATASLDRYMQVTDYGPTQKGQKVAFTIRPEKIRITKEPPETHGRTDINVFKGIVEEPVYSGFQSKFYVRLENGALVKVFKQHTIYFDDGPAIQWKDDVYISWAAEDGYIVEDIQK, from the coding sequence GTGAAAGGGAGCCGGGTTACCATTGAGCATGTCTCGAAGAGATTCGATAACGGTTTTATCGCTCTCGACGATATCAATATTACAATCGAGCCGGGAGAATTTTTTTCCCTCCTCGGTCCTTCAGGCTGCGGTAAGACGACGCTTTTGCGTATCATCGCGGGTTTCGAATACCCCGACGAAGGCGCGGTACTGTTCGACGGAACGAACGTCGTCTCTCTTCCGCCGGACAAGCGCCATTCGAATACGGTTTTTCAAACCTATGCGCTTTTTCCGCATCTTTCGGTATACGAAAACGTCGCGTTTCCGCTGCGCTTGAGAAAAGTGCCGAAAGAAACGATCGACGAAAAAGTGAAGCATTACATTCACCTCGTTCAGCTCGATCAGCACATCCATAAAAAACCGAATCAGCTTTCGGGCGGACAAAAGCAGCGGGTTGCGATTGCGCGCGCGCTGATAAACGAGCCGAAAGTGCTTTTACTCGACGAACCGCTTTCCGCGCTCGACGCAAAGCTTCGCGCAAATCTCCTCATCGATCTCGACAATCTGCACGATAAAATCGGCATAACGTTCATCTACGTGACGCACGATCAAAGCGAAGCGCTTTCCGTGTCGGATCACATCGCCGTTATGAATGCGGGGCACGTGCTGCAAGTCGGAACGCCGTTCGAAATTTACGAAAGCCCTGCGACGCAATTCGTCGCGCAGTTTATCGGCGAAACGAACCTCTTCGAAGCGCAGGTCGTCGATTGCGTACCGCATCAAACGCCGGGAAAAGATCCGGACTACATGGTTACCTGTTCCGTTCCCGCGCTCGGCCATCAGGCGCCGCTTGCGAGCGATACCGAAGCGACGGCAAGCCTCGACCGCTATATGCAGGTAACCGACTACGGCCCGACGCAAAAGGGGCAAAAGGTCGCTTTTACGATCCGCCCGGAAAAAATCCGCATTACGAAAGAGCCGCCTGAAACGCACGGACGCACCGATATCAACGTGTTCAAAGGCATCGTCGAAGAACCGGTGTATTCCGGATTCCAATCGAAATTTTACGTTCGGCTCGAAAACGGCGCGCTCGTCAAAGTGTTCAAACAGCATACGATTTATTTCGACGACGGACCGGCCATCCAATGGAAAGACGACGTCTATATTTCGTGGGCGGCGGAAGACGGCTATATCGTCGAGGATATACAAAAATGA
- a CDS encoding flavin reductase has product MNTLSFREISTDDLSFNPFSKVLKQWMLISAGTEKDCNTMTASWGMFGGLWQKNVVEVFIRPQRFTKTFIDSYDSVTLSFLPDGYRDALKICGTISGRDTDKWKKAGISPYPISGTVAVAEAELVIVGKKLYSQYIDPKLFVDKNIDASVYPDKDYHEAYIYEVCRVFEKAR; this is encoded by the coding sequence ATGAATACGCTTTCGTTTCGTGAAATATCGACAGACGATCTTTCGTTTAATCCCTTTTCGAAAGTTTTAAAACAATGGATGCTTATCTCCGCCGGAACCGAAAAAGACTGCAATACGATGACTGCGAGCTGGGGTATGTTCGGCGGCTTGTGGCAAAAAAACGTGGTTGAAGTTTTTATCCGGCCGCAGCGCTTTACAAAAACTTTTATCGATTCGTACGATTCGGTAACGCTCTCTTTTTTGCCCGACGGGTATCGTGACGCGCTGAAAATCTGCGGTACGATTTCGGGACGCGATACGGATAAGTGGAAAAAGGCGGGCATCAGTCCCTATCCGATAAGCGGTACCGTCGCCGTAGCGGAAGCCGAGCTCGTCATTGTCGGGAAAAAATTGTATTCGCAGTATATCGATCCGAAACTTTTTGTCGATAAAAATATCGATGCAAGCGTTTATCCCGACAAAGATTACCATGAAGCGTACATATACGAAGTGTGCCGCGTTTTTGAAAAAGCGCGGTAG
- a CDS encoding STAS domain-containing protein, translating into MEQLTITEKSGANYVLYELKGAIIAYTIGEFQQKLYDEIGRGNVVLDLSQVSEIDYSGMGTIMAAFNDGEDKGHTLYLLSPSPESRDAIEATGFSNVLHIISSVTEVL; encoded by the coding sequence ATGGAGCAACTGACGATTACGGAAAAGAGCGGCGCGAATTACGTGTTGTACGAACTCAAAGGCGCGATCATCGCATATACGATCGGTGAATTTCAGCAAAAGCTGTACGATGAGATCGGACGCGGTAACGTCGTACTCGATCTGTCGCAAGTTTCGGAAATCGATTATTCGGGCATGGGAACGATTATGGCAGCGTTCAACGACGGAGAAGATAAGGGACATACGCTCTATTTGCTCTCTCCTTCGCCGGAAAGCCGCGATGCTATCGAAGCGACCGGATTTTCAAATGTGCTGCATATTATCAGCTCGGTAACCGAAGTGCTTTAG
- a CDS encoding PP2C family protein-serine/threonine phosphatase: MAFIILDFGFAAFFIWLAVYTNYLHRTKGIHGERFIDNVLLGACVSVLLAVTLTFPFSEGLFGMISKLLFVMEAFFLTNVSFYFILRKVKRTLPFVVVLKIFFFVLALYIVFAKFQMIVISPDVGVRIIARYIFPNELRGIFTWDWLAVFIVLYRFVLPGFCTLVMLLLNEYRSTRLERYRGYIEFFAVVVMWASFVFLNFLSRNIPGFALLYPIAYSSLLLLLLRSEMIEALPSANDVLVFILRLLFAYIIPSVFVVCVFILLYPFFGGLTLPFDIILIVGTALSLVFIWAVSTYLTTTRRLRPADYESAFESDLASIDYSGEMDEILMSVHNIFTRNLQCSSMSVFVNNGEAYLENAFSSAVGLASVRADNPAFDVLLNAGRNVISVSDIDARSDVAEARDALAALFADTQSDALILLSEGRNLLGCITLGLKTSGDHYTDYDISILTHLYSYFFVFGYYMRNISNREIIGTVNREIRMSSQVIASIQEDVNAVENPKADVGYIMKSAHNIGGEFIDLIRINDHTHLFVIGSLSGQGIAASMNMVILKSIIRTFLSETRDFKLLVKKVNAFIRENLPKGTIFNGTFALIDFSNDVMYYINCGIPAIFVYTQSYNNVIEIQGRGHVLGFVRDIAPYISVRQIKLAKGDVVLSCTNGVLTSRSLRGETFGKERVQQIMLSNLTYPASRIAQFIYDNLVKFMSKEIEADVSALVIKYV, encoded by the coding sequence ATGGCGTTTATCATTCTCGATTTCGGATTTGCCGCATTTTTTATCTGGCTTGCCGTCTATACGAATTATCTGCACCGTACAAAGGGTATACACGGTGAACGGTTTATTGACAACGTTTTATTGGGAGCATGCGTTTCGGTGCTGCTCGCCGTCACATTGACGTTTCCGTTCAGCGAAGGCCTGTTCGGCATGATTTCAAAACTGCTTTTCGTTATGGAAGCCTTTTTTTTGACGAATGTTTCGTTTTATTTTATTTTGCGGAAAGTAAAACGTACGCTGCCGTTCGTCGTCGTTTTGAAGATATTTTTCTTCGTACTTGCGTTATATATCGTATTTGCAAAATTTCAAATGATCGTCATTTCTCCCGATGTCGGCGTAAGGATAATTGCCCGATATATTTTCCCCAATGAGCTTCGGGGAATTTTTACATGGGATTGGCTTGCGGTTTTTATCGTCCTGTATCGATTTGTGCTGCCGGGCTTCTGTACGCTCGTTATGCTGCTGCTTAACGAATACCGCTCAACGCGTCTTGAAAGGTATCGGGGATATATCGAATTTTTTGCAGTCGTCGTCATGTGGGCGAGTTTTGTGTTTTTGAATTTCCTGTCGCGCAATATTCCCGGTTTTGCGCTTCTGTACCCGATTGCGTATTCGTCTCTTTTGCTTCTTTTGCTGCGTTCGGAAATGATCGAAGCGCTGCCGTCGGCAAACGACGTCCTCGTTTTTATTTTGAGGCTTTTGTTCGCGTACATCATTCCGAGCGTATTTGTCGTGTGTGTGTTTATTCTGCTCTATCCGTTTTTCGGCGGTTTGACATTGCCGTTCGATATTATTTTGATCGTCGGTACCGCCTTATCGCTCGTGTTTATTTGGGCTGTGTCCACGTATCTTACGACTACGCGCCGCCTTCGTCCCGCCGACTACGAAAGCGCATTCGAGAGCGATTTGGCATCGATCGACTACAGCGGCGAAATGGACGAAATTCTCATGAGCGTGCATAACATATTTACGAGAAATCTGCAGTGTTCGTCCATGTCCGTATTCGTCAACAACGGCGAAGCATATCTTGAAAATGCGTTTTCATCCGCTGTCGGCCTCGCGTCCGTCCGTGCGGATAACCCCGCATTCGATGTACTGCTCAATGCCGGCCGCAACGTCATTTCGGTTTCGGACATAGATGCGCGAAGCGATGTCGCCGAAGCACGGGATGCCCTTGCCGCTCTTTTTGCGGACACGCAGTCGGATGCGCTCATCCTTTTGAGCGAAGGACGGAACCTCCTCGGCTGCATTACGCTCGGTTTGAAGACGAGCGGCGATCATTATACCGATTACGATATTTCCATTCTTACTCACTTATATTCGTACTTTTTCGTATTCGGCTATTATATGCGCAATATTTCGAACAGAGAGATCATCGGTACGGTCAATCGCGAAATCCGTATGTCGTCTCAAGTCATCGCTTCCATTCAGGAAGACGTTAATGCGGTGGAAAACCCGAAAGCCGATGTCGGTTATATCATGAAATCGGCGCACAATATCGGCGGCGAGTTTATCGATCTGATCAGGATCAACGATCATACGCATCTTTTCGTTATCGGGAGTTTGAGCGGTCAGGGAATTGCGGCGAGTATGAATATGGTCATTTTAAAATCGATTATACGAACCTTTCTTTCGGAAACCCGCGATTTTAAATTGCTCGTCAAAAAAGTCAATGCATTTATCCGCGAAAACCTTCCGAAAGGTACCATCTTCAACGGCACTTTTGCGCTCATCGATTTTTCAAACGACGTGATGTACTACATCAACTGCGGCATTCCCGCGATTTTTGTATATACGCAATCGTACAACAACGTTATAGAAATTCAGGGACGCGGTCACGTGCTCGGCTTTGTGCGCGATATCGCTCCGTATATTTCGGTACGGCAGATAAAGCTTGCCAAAGGCGACGTCGTCCTTTCGTGTACGAACGGCGTCCTTACGTCGCGTTCGCTCCGCGGGGAAACGTTCGGTAAAGAGCGCGTACAGCAGATTATGCTGTCGAATTTGACGTACCCGGCTTCGCGTATAGCGCAGTTCATCTATGACAATCTCGTTAAATTCATGTCGAAAGAAATCGAAGCGGACGTAAGCGCCCTCGTTATCAAATACGTGTAA